One Salarias fasciatus chromosome 22, fSalaFa1.1, whole genome shotgun sequence DNA segment encodes these proteins:
- the znf687b gene encoding zinc finger protein 687b isoform X1 — MGDMKTPDFDDLLAAFDIPDIDAKEAIQSAPDEAEGPHGAAGAPLGKPDSAVGVGSSLRPPSPSDPQGDTSIVSVIVKNKVRLEAMDGAEGAADQVPIDVMAGVDVGPRLGACAPGMAEAEALNHNGFGASGVSTPLPLGQAQSNGAPWSLNTPKVSSEAAGASSAKSHKQGGNIFNRLKPLVAQGSGDPVGRARKMQLLQQQHQQQQDTGQERADGVKASLPSSSSLSAGASPLTAAGPVGLASPFFPPSKPLLSAPPSAPSSHPLHSSQPFNGAPKSGPAGFPPQQMEEDDSDPDLGSPLVIQETPDSPTCTQLSRRYKSDSVSAQPSSSSAPQPKPGDTPSGAALTSATPQSGSTESPQVEDRHPEHVIEERDSPESPEPEMPKSTAQVAAKRCSSPAVASTPPPAELREPKEEEEEMEVGNGIDRIVDNKADKAETVRTGEESMEVGDGKPRPPSSSDVGEAGVAAPAASGAPSRPLKVRIKTIKTSTGGITRTVTRVAPKGAAAGKGLDKGEAGERKVLGGKGQKLEASSAHVTSASQKVSALNALPVSTLAASSVMLAAATKVQNKMAASDKAKVSATAVSITKSAALPVTPAVTSSPKFSVAAGGISVRSATNKTANGGGAAAAIISSALQPNKPASIVNSTGAVISRSQSSLVEAFNKILNSKNLLPSYKPDLSAPPPPEWGLPLPATGYRCLECGDAFALERSLARHYDRRSLRIEVTCNHCAKRLAFFNKCSLLLHAREHKERGLVMQCSHLVMRPVTVEQMIGQQDITPIGGLICSSSSSPPVSSPSATPGAPSVSAGSSPLKDSSSPAAAAAQPRPVRRALQGPQALMPLPCKKAEGLQYNNFKCPECQTQFSGKAELVTHFQQIRAAPNSVSFGDERTTCMQCSPPMMLPNSCAVSAHQRIHKHRAPHVCPECGGTARQASFQTHLEEACLHFARRIGYRCSSCQVVFGGLNSIKSHIQTAHCEVFHKCPSCPMAFKSSPSAQSHISTQHPTLTGGQAKMIYKCVMCDTVFTQKPLLYMHFDTHLAKQKVHVFKCPDCTKLYAQKGSMMEHIKTAHRGPSAKQESQSDASNPASAPAGLSGPPGQKSKSSGKPDNSDGEDWGREQEEEEEEEEEEDDDDDADADYEAPGGHSSSAAPSAPTEWTCPQCQSTFTDNDDYLSHVKMEHGKFPCRICGGTFSTSSSLRRHERVIHEGNKRVFHCQYCTEGKRTFGSRFLLDKHIRLHHRSTDGQGPPMTRKRAATGGEGPGSSSEQDGEAGPPAGRAGDEEENSTEDGAGAGAGPSPAKRTRGSAAPAPPGAEPEEEDSVFRCVPCGFTTEDGAEFQRHIPQHRGDTASFQCLQCGVCFASAGSLGRHRFITHRVRDPQGDGERGAPRAHGSPDGSPAGSPPPAPGEDADGNLSCKVCGRRFDKASDLNTHFRTHGMAFLTAHKTDKPQ; from the exons ATGGGGGACATGAAAACCCCAGATTTCGATGACCTGTTGGCAGCATTCGATATTCCTGACATAGATGCCAAAGAGGCCATCCAGTCGGCGCCAGATGAGGCGGAGGGGCCTCACGGGGCGGCGGGTGCCCCCCTGGGGAAGCCGGACAGTGCGGTGGGCGTCGGGTCATCTTTGAGACCGCCGAGCCCTTCAGACCCCCAGGGGGACACCTCCATCGTGAGTGTGATCGTGAAGAATAAGGTTCGCCTTGAGGCCATGGACGGCGCGGAGGGAGCCGCAGACCAGGTCCCCATCGACGTGATGGCGGGCGTCGACGTGGGCCCCAGACTCGGCGCCTGCGCTCCCGGCATGGCCGAGGCGGAGGCTCTCAACCACAACGGCTTCGGAGCGTCCGGCGTCTCCACGCCTCTCCCGCTCGGCCAGGCCCAGTCCAACGGGGCGCCGTGGTCGCTCAACACCCCCAAAGTGTCTTCAGAAGCCGCGGGCGCCAGCTCGGCCAAGTCCCACAAGCAGGGCGGCAACATTTTCAACAGACTGAAGCCGCTGGTGGCGCAGGGCTCCGGGGACCCGGTGGGCCGGGCCAGGaagatgcagctgctgcagcagcagcaccagcagcagcaggacacggGCCAGGAGAGGGCCGACGGGGTCAAAGCGTCGCTGCCttcgtcctcctctctgtcgGCGGGGGCGTCTCCTCTGACCGCCGCGGGCCCCGTCGGGCTGGCCTCGCCTTTCTTCCCCCCTTCCAAGCCGCTGCTGTCTGCTCCACCATCGGCGCCATCGTCACACCCACTGCACTCGTCTCAGCCTTTTAACGGAGCTCCCAAAAGCGGGCCTGCTGGGTTTCCGCCccagcagatggaggaggacgacTCGGACCCTGACCTGGGGAGTCCCCTGGTGATCCAGGAGACCCCGGACTCCCCCACGTGCACTCAGCTGAGCCGGCGATACAAGTCCGACTCCGTCTCCGCGcagccctcgtcctcctccgcaCCGCAGCCTAAACCCGGGGACACCCCGTCGGGGGCGGCTCTGACCTCGGCGACCCCCCAGTCCGGCTCAACGGAGAGCCCCCAGGTGGAGGACCGGCATCCGGAGCACGTCATCGAGGAGAGAGACTCGCCAGAGAGCCCCGAGCCGGAAATGCCAAAATCAACCGCACAGGTCGCAGCTAAGAGGtgctccagccccgccgtggcGTCCACGCCGCCCCCCGCCGAGCTGCGGGAGcccaaagaggaggaggaggagatggaggtgggGAATGGGATCGACAGGATTGTGGATAACAAGGCGGACAAAGCAGAAACTGTGAGAACCGGCGAGGAGAGCATGGAGGTGGGTGACGGCAAACCCAGACCGCCATCGTCCTCCGATGTGGGAGAAGCCGGCGTGGCTGCGCCCGCCGCCTCGGGAGCTCCGTCCCGACCGCTCAAAGTCAGGATCAAAACAATCAAAACGTCGACAGGCGGAATCACCAGGACTGTCACCAGAGTAGCGCCGAAGGGCGCGGCGGCGGGGAAAGGCCTGGACAAGGGTGAAGCCGGCGAGCGGAAAGTCCTGGGGGGGAAAGGCCAGAAGCTGGAGGCTTCCTCCGCCCACGTGACGTCTGCGTCCCAGAAAGTGAGCGCTCTCAACGCCCTGCCCGTGTCCACGCTGGCAGCCAGCAGCGTCAtgctcgccgccgccaccaAGGTGCAAAATAAGATGGCCGCGTCAGACAAGGCCAAGGTTTCGGCCACCGCCGTCAGCATCACGAAGTCCGCCGCTCTGCCCGTGACCCCCGCCGTCACCTCCTCCCCAAAGTTCTCCGTCGCCGCCGGCGGGATCAGCGTGCGCTCGGCCACCAACAAAACCGCCAAcgggggcggcgccgccgccgccatcatcAGCAGCGCGCTGCAGCCCAACAAGCCCGCCTCCATCGTCAACAGCACCGGCGCCGTCATCTCCCGCAGCCAGTCCAGCCTGGTGGAGGCCTTCAACAAGATCCTCAACAGCAAGAACCTCCTGCCCAGCTACAAACCCGACCtctccgccccgccgccgcccgagTGGGGCCTCCCGCTGCCCGCCACCGGCTACCGCTGCCTGGAGTGCGGCGACGCCTTCGCCCTGGAGCGCTCGCTGGCGCGGCACTACGACCGGCGGTCGCTGCGCATCGAGGTGACCTGCAACCACTGTGCGAAGAGGCTGGCCTTCTTCAACAagtgcagcctgctgctgcacgCCCGCGAGCACAAGGAGCGCGGCCTGGTCATGCAGTGCTCCCACCTGGTCATGAGGCCGGTCACCGTGGAGCAGATGATCGGCCAGCAGGACATCACGCCCATCGGTG GCCTGATCtgctcttcgtcctcctctcctccagtctcCTCTCCCTCAGCCACGCCCGGCGCCCCGTCCGTCTCCGCCGGCTCCAGCCCGCTGAAGGACTCGTCCTcgccggcagcggcggcggcgcagccgCGGCCGGTGCGGCGCGCCCTTCAGGGCCCCCAGGCGCTGATGCCGCTGCCCTGCAAGAAGGCCGAGGGGCTGCAGTACAACAACTTCAAGTGTCCGGAGTGCCAGACGCAGTTCTCCGGCAAAGCCGAGCTGGTCACACACTTCCAGCAGATCAGAGCTGCTCCCAACTCAGTGAGTTTTGGAGACGAGCGGACA ACGTGCATGCAGTGCTCGCCTCCCATGATGCTCCCCAACTCGTGCGCCGTGTCCGCCCACCAGAGGATCCACAAGCACAGAGCGCCTCACGTCTGTCCCGAGTGCGGCGGGACGGCGCGGCAGGCCAGCTTCCAGACGCACCTGGAGGAGGCCTGTCTGCACTTCGCCCGGCGCATCGGCTACAG GTGTTCCAGCTGCCAGGTGGTGTTCGGAGGCCTGAACTCCATCAAGTCCCACATTCAGACTGCTCACTGCGAGGTCTTCCATAAGTGCCCCAGCTGCCCCATGGCCTTCAAGTCTTCCCCCAGCGCCCAGAGCCACATCAGCACCCAGCACCCCACGCTGACCGGAGGACAGGCCAA gaTGATCTACAAATGTGTGATGTGCGACACGGTTTTCACCCAGAAACCTTTGCTGTACATGCACTTCGACACTCATTTAGCCAAACAGAAAGTGCACGTGTTCAAGTGCCCTGACTGCACCAAGCTCTACGCCCAGAAAGGCTCCATGATGGAGCACATCAAG ACGGCCCACCGAGGCCCTTCAGCCAAGCAGGAGTCGCAGTCCGACGCCTCCAATCCCGCCTCGGCCCCCGCCGGCCTGTCCGGACCCCCCGGCCAGAAGTCCAAGTCCTCCGGGAAGCCCGACAACTCGGACGGCGAGGACTGGGGgcgggagcaggaggaggaggaggaagaggaggaggaggaggacgacgacgacgacgcggACGCGGACTACGAGGCCCCGGGGGGCCACTCCAGCTCGGCCGCCCCCAGCGCCCCCACCGAGTGGACCTGCCCGCAGTGCCAGAGCACCTTCACCGACAACGACGACTACCTGAGCCACGTGAAGATGGAGCACGGCAAG TTCCCCTGCCGTATCTGTGGAGGCACGTTCAGCACATCCTCCAGCCTCCGGCGCCACGAGCGCGTCATCCACGAGGGCAACAAGCGAGTCTTCCATTGCCA ATATTGCACAGAAGGAAAACGCACCTTTGGCAGCCGCTTCTTACTGGACAAACACATCCGGCTCCATCACAGGTCCACAGACGGACAG GGCCCCCCCATGACCAGGAAGCGAGCGGCCACGGGCGGCGAGGGGCCGGGGAGCTCCTCGGAGCAGGACGGGGAGGCGGGCCCCCcggcggggcgggcgggggacgaggaggagaactCCACGGAGgacggcgccggcgccggcgccggccccAGCCCCGCCAAGAGGACCCGGGGGTCGGCGGCCCCCGCGCCGCCGGGCGCCGAgccggaggaggaagacagcGTGTTCCGCTGCGTGCCGTGCGGCTTCACCACCGAGGACGGCGCCGAGTTCCAGCGCCACATCCCCCAGCACCGGGGCGACACCGCCTCCTTCCAGTGCCTGCAGTGCGGCGTCTGCTTCGCCTCGGCCGGCTCGCTGGGCCGGCACCGCTTCATCACCCACCGGGTGCGGGACCCGCAGGGCGACGGCGAGCGCGGCGCCCCGCGCGCCCACGGCTCCCCGGACGGCTCCCCCGCCGGCTCCCCGCCGCCGGCGCCGGGCGAGGACGCCGACGGCAACCTGAGCTGCAAGGTGTGCGGCCGGCGCTTCGACAAGGCGTCGGACCTCAACACCCACTTCAGGACCCACGGCATGGCCTTCCTCACCGCGCACAAGACGGACAAGCCCCAGTag